The following proteins are encoded in a genomic region of Natronorubrum halophilum:
- a CDS encoding helix-turn-helix transcriptional regulator, whose protein sequence is MDTAIRDIEFLARSAHRVAVLETLAESPRDRRDLCAATDASNPTVGRIIRDFEDRGWIVRDDGRYELTLLGEFVTERFAELWSGMSTARTLRDVWQWLPHEMDGFTVDLFEDAEVAAPGPEYPYRPIKRVTQLLESTDAIRGFGTTLYKSGNLEVFCQRVIDGMNTEYIYSPQILRAIVAWNPSLTAEALARENCTILLHDALPDDDRCGLNIMDDRIGICGHDRESAQLEAVIDTPAAEARAWADEIYEKQRREARPFDPEEFFQADPGHDRQLGVEPR, encoded by the coding sequence ATGGACACAGCAATACGCGACATCGAATTTTTGGCGCGATCAGCGCATCGAGTCGCGGTCCTCGAGACGTTGGCCGAGTCTCCTCGCGACCGCCGTGACCTGTGCGCTGCGACCGACGCGTCGAACCCGACTGTCGGCCGGATCATCCGGGACTTCGAGGACCGCGGCTGGATCGTCCGCGACGATGGGCGGTACGAACTGACGCTACTGGGCGAGTTCGTCACCGAGCGGTTCGCCGAGTTGTGGTCGGGGATGTCGACGGCGCGAACGCTGCGCGACGTCTGGCAGTGGCTTCCACACGAGATGGACGGGTTCACGGTCGACCTGTTCGAAGACGCGGAGGTCGCTGCTCCGGGGCCCGAGTATCCCTATCGCCCGATCAAACGCGTCACCCAGTTGCTCGAGTCCACCGACGCGATCCGGGGCTTCGGGACGACGCTGTACAAGTCCGGTAACCTCGAGGTATTCTGTCAGCGCGTCATCGACGGGATGAACACGGAGTACATCTACTCGCCGCAGATCCTGCGAGCGATCGTGGCGTGGAATCCGTCGTTGACCGCCGAGGCCCTCGCACGCGAAAACTGTACGATACTGCTCCACGACGCGCTGCCGGACGACGACCGGTGCGGGCTCAACATCATGGACGACCGTATCGGTATCTGCGGGCACGACCGCGAATCGGCACAACTCGAGGCCGTGATCGACACGCCCGCCGCTGAAGCGCGGGCGTGGGCGGACGAGATCTACGAGAAACAACGGCGCGAGGCTCGCCCCTTCGACCCGGAGGAATTCTTCCAAGCGGATCCCGGTCACGACCGCCAGTTAGGTGTGGAACCGCGATAG
- a CDS encoding cupin domain-containing protein — MKHAKDDIPTKIDTPAAVARQQEGFGNASGYGELSGEYFTLSAGTDITPLLEGLEDDTCQCPHWGYVLEGTLTVRYTDEPEETDVAGDLFYWPPGHTVRADEDSEFVLFSPQHEHTAVIDHMRAKMSTDA, encoded by the coding sequence ATGAAACACGCAAAAGACGACATCCCGACGAAGATCGACACGCCGGCCGCGGTCGCTCGCCAGCAGGAAGGCTTCGGAAACGCCAGCGGATACGGTGAACTCAGCGGGGAGTACTTCACGCTCTCCGCCGGAACGGACATCACGCCGCTGCTCGAGGGACTGGAAGACGACACGTGCCAGTGCCCCCACTGGGGGTACGTCCTCGAGGGGACGCTCACCGTCCGGTACACGGACGAGCCAGAAGAGACCGACGTGGCCGGAGATCTCTTCTACTGGCCGCCCGGACACACCGTCAGGGCCGACGAGGATTCGGAATTCGTTCTCTTTAGCCCGCAGCACGAACACACGGCGGTCATCGACCACATGCGGGCCAAGATGAGCACCGATGCCTAG
- a CDS encoding alpha/beta hydrolase: MPLPLAKRRAAELDSDARAILDEGVAVGAPDISHLSPEQARAALSDVFIPDGEPEPVASVTERKIPADARDIRIRVYDPDPDETRPAVVYFHGGGWVAGSLDTHDGVARSLANEGDCVVVSVDYRKAPEHPFPAAVEDAYLATKWTGDNADELGASEGLAVAGESAGGTLATAVTQMAVAKSTAPPDIDHQVLFYPATDHSFDTPSYEENADGYSLTARSMVWFWNQYLRDSIDGENPYASPLRAPERVLADLPPVALFTCGYDPLRDEQFAYTEALAEAGVRVEHHHYDDMIHDFVNMRRLADPFPGIEAADDARQRAGAALRTAFE, from the coding sequence ATGCCCCTTCCACTCGCAAAGCGACGCGCCGCGGAACTCGATTCGGACGCCCGAGCGATACTCGACGAGGGAGTCGCAGTGGGAGCGCCCGACATCAGTCACCTCTCCCCCGAGCAGGCTCGAGCGGCTCTCAGCGACGTGTTCATACCGGACGGCGAACCCGAACCGGTCGCGTCCGTAACCGAGCGAAAGATCCCCGCCGACGCACGTGATATTCGAATTCGAGTGTACGATCCTGACCCGGACGAGACGCGTCCCGCGGTCGTCTACTTCCACGGCGGTGGCTGGGTCGCCGGGAGCCTGGACACCCACGACGGCGTCGCGCGGTCGCTGGCGAACGAGGGCGACTGCGTCGTCGTTTCCGTCGACTACCGGAAAGCACCGGAACACCCGTTTCCCGCGGCCGTGGAGGACGCGTACCTCGCCACGAAGTGGACCGGCGACAACGCCGACGAACTCGGAGCGAGCGAGGGATTGGCCGTCGCCGGCGAGAGCGCGGGCGGCACGCTCGCGACCGCCGTGACGCAGATGGCCGTCGCAAAGAGCACCGCCCCGCCGGATATCGATCATCAGGTGCTGTTCTATCCGGCGACCGACCACTCGTTCGACACGCCGTCGTACGAGGAGAACGCCGATGGATACTCGCTGACGGCGCGGTCTATGGTGTGGTTCTGGAACCAGTACCTTCGAGACAGTATCGACGGCGAGAACCCCTACGCGTCGCCGCTTCGTGCGCCCGAGCGTGTGCTCGCCGACCTGCCACCGGTGGCCCTCTTTACGTGCGGGTACGATCCGCTCCGCGACGAACAGTTCGCGTACACCGAGGCGCTTGCGGAAGCGGGCGTCCGCGTCGAACACCATCATTACGACGACATGATCCACGACTTCGTGAACATGCGTCGACTTGCCGACCCGTTTCCGGGAATCGAAGCGGCCGACGACGCGCGCCAACGGGCCGGCGCGGCACTCCGCACGGCGTTCGAGTAG
- a CDS encoding polysaccharide deacetylase family protein, with protein MAPTTVCLTYDFDAVSVWIHTFGAGNAPTQLSRGVYGAWVGAPRILDLHDEHDIPATWFVPGHTIESFPNRVGSVHDRGYEVQCHGWSHVNPSTFDTKEAEKSEYERAITNIEDVTGRTPVGFRSPAWEFSTHTLAILEELGFEWDSSQMGNDFRPYYLRKNWSAPADGPYEIGDSTEIVEVPISWKRADFPALMFVWEQSILWGFADERSVFDLWQAQFDWLYENVDGGIFTLAMHPQVIGQPPRTARLEELITHMKTKPDVEFAALGTVVDEIEAGDREIFEVMGEHEESGI; from the coding sequence ATGGCGCCCACAACCGTCTGTCTAACGTACGATTTCGACGCGGTGTCCGTCTGGATACACACGTTCGGAGCCGGTAACGCACCGACGCAACTGTCTCGAGGAGTGTACGGCGCGTGGGTCGGTGCGCCCCGCATACTCGACCTTCACGACGAGCACGACATCCCGGCGACGTGGTTCGTCCCCGGCCACACGATCGAAAGCTTCCCCAACCGAGTGGGTTCGGTTCACGACCGGGGGTACGAGGTTCAATGCCACGGCTGGAGCCACGTCAATCCGAGCACGTTCGATACCAAGGAAGCGGAGAAATCGGAGTACGAGCGGGCGATAACGAACATCGAGGACGTGACCGGGCGCACGCCGGTCGGCTTCCGATCGCCCGCGTGGGAGTTTTCGACACACACGCTCGCCATCCTCGAGGAACTCGGTTTCGAGTGGGACTCGAGCCAGATGGGGAACGATTTCCGGCCGTACTACCTCCGGAAAAACTGGAGCGCACCCGCCGACGGCCCCTACGAGATCGGTGACTCGACCGAGATCGTGGAAGTGCCGATCTCGTGGAAACGGGCGGATTTTCCGGCGCTGATGTTCGTCTGGGAGCAGTCGATACTGTGGGGGTTCGCCGACGAGCGATCGGTGTTCGACCTGTGGCAGGCCCAGTTCGACTGGCTGTACGAGAACGTCGACGGCGGGATCTTCACCCTCGCGATGCACCCACAGGTGATCGGACAGCCCCCGCGCACGGCGCGTCTGGAGGAACTGATCACCCACATGAAAACGAAACCGGACGTCGAGTTCGCAGCCCTCGGAACGGTCGTCGACGAGATCGAAGCCGGCGATCGGGAGATCTTCGAAGTGATGGGGGAACACGAGGAGAGTGGGATCTGA
- a CDS encoding TM2 domain-containing protein: MKHCINCGDQINDTAERCPGCGVAQTTTLEAGDGNRNENEKYCLECGELINKKAEICPECGVRQYSTSSDANSDKIVAGILALLLGGIGAHKFYQGNIKYGVLYLCFFWTGIPSLLGLVEGILILIADDAEYERKYADGSIFGQF, encoded by the coding sequence ATGAAACACTGCATCAACTGTGGGGACCAGATCAACGATACCGCGGAACGCTGTCCTGGCTGTGGCGTCGCCCAGACGACCACGCTCGAGGCGGGAGACGGGAACCGAAACGAGAACGAGAAATACTGTCTCGAATGCGGCGAGTTGATAAACAAAAAGGCGGAAATCTGTCCGGAATGCGGCGTGAGGCAGTACTCCACCAGTAGCGACGCCAACTCGGACAAGATCGTCGCCGGCATCTTGGCCCTTCTGCTCGGTGGAATCGGTGCGCACAAATTCTACCAAGGAAACATCAAGTACGGCGTCCTCTACCTCTGCTTTTTCTGGACGGGCATCCCTTCCCTCCTCGGACTCGTCGAGGGGATTCTCATACTTATCGCGGACGATGCGGAGTACGAGCGAAAGTACGCGGACGGGAGCATTTTCGGACAATTTTGA
- a CDS encoding DUF2085 domain-containing protein has translation MGIDRAEVRKGLSRTWPYLLSHHVPSERYRCYSPVVFGRRIHFCARCLGLYPGILAALAASLFASGLAHSSTTALLIVLGFPLPALVDWTVTTFTDRRGYNAVRTTTGFLLGYGYGVGLPRLFLAADFRVAAVGVAYGVIAGALLYSLQPGELKHG, from the coding sequence ATGGGAATCGACCGGGCGGAGGTGCGAAAGGGACTCTCGAGGACGTGGCCGTACCTCCTGTCCCACCACGTTCCGTCCGAGCGCTACCGGTGTTACTCACCCGTGGTCTTCGGCAGACGGATCCACTTCTGTGCGCGGTGTCTGGGACTGTACCCGGGGATACTCGCCGCGCTCGCCGCCTCGCTGTTCGCGTCCGGTCTCGCGCATTCGTCGACCACCGCCCTGTTGATCGTCCTCGGTTTCCCGCTTCCTGCGCTCGTCGACTGGACGGTGACGACGTTTACCGACCGTCGAGGGTACAACGCCGTTCGAACGACCACGGGCTTTCTGCTCGGATACGGGTACGGCGTCGGTTTGCCACGACTGTTCCTCGCGGCCGATTTTCGCGTCGCCGCCGTGGGAGTCGCCTACGGGGTTATCGCCGGTGCTCTTCTCTATTCATTACAGCCCGGTGAACTGAAACATGGCTAA
- a CDS encoding DUF4013 domain-containing protein, with the protein MGTQLSKSSLENYSIRNVLVGSATYPLRTPNKKVAFLVGGLLLIPVSIVTSIPWDETANSTIINVLLLGSALLSILPIGYYVRVIQQVSRGNRDPPAFDLGNWKSLFSVGTRAIVIYMIFLFYPQKAMGAVTGLPGQISIEALEGWLGGIMTVLLVFIASTVVYPSTVLNFVREEKLLDAFSPTLLLSMMVNRKFIIGIIPVAIITQVISFTISRLVLSDLTGDFTIGPLTIVLVGLAAFYLGMSLNYALGRQLEAVLVTEAEQDTAFEPSFRPPLNALTELYEAGVFTADEYYLKRRDLDTVTETTSPAPSTQLTTVRQLNTRGIVSDEEFEATKQALSTDTEHSQTGSTVSADNGDSNIRSETRPLEALYHLYEEGILTKAEYEEIQRTLREQTNSKVPDDQYPSKIAAQLTDLEYVHELELVTDREYAEKRQQIEDQSSL; encoded by the coding sequence ATGGGCACACAACTATCGAAGTCATCTCTAGAGAACTACTCGATCCGAAACGTGCTCGTCGGATCGGCCACGTATCCGCTGAGAACACCAAATAAGAAAGTCGCGTTCCTCGTCGGCGGGCTGCTTCTGATTCCGGTGAGTATTGTAACGAGTATTCCGTGGGACGAAACGGCGAATTCGACCATCATCAACGTATTACTGCTGGGTTCAGCCCTGCTTTCGATACTCCCGATCGGATACTATGTGCGAGTTATCCAGCAGGTATCACGCGGAAACCGTGATCCACCCGCTTTCGACCTCGGGAACTGGAAGAGTTTGTTCAGCGTCGGTACAAGAGCGATCGTCATCTATATGATTTTTCTCTTCTATCCACAGAAAGCCATGGGCGCAGTAACTGGATTGCCGGGACAGATCAGCATAGAGGCGCTGGAGGGGTGGCTCGGGGGGATAATGACCGTCCTGTTGGTTTTCATCGCGAGCACCGTTGTCTATCCATCGACAGTTTTGAATTTTGTTCGTGAGGAGAAACTTCTTGACGCGTTCTCTCCGACGTTACTTCTCTCAATGATGGTCAATCGAAAGTTCATAATTGGGATAATCCCAGTCGCAATCATAACCCAGGTGATTTCGTTCACCATCTCGAGACTGGTTTTATCAGATCTTACTGGAGATTTTACCATCGGTCCGCTAACGATAGTCCTCGTCGGCCTGGCAGCGTTCTACCTGGGAATGTCGCTGAATTACGCTCTCGGTCGCCAGTTGGAGGCCGTACTCGTTACTGAGGCGGAGCAGGATACGGCCTTCGAACCGAGCTTTCGCCCACCGTTGAACGCTCTCACGGAATTGTATGAGGCAGGCGTTTTCACAGCAGATGAATATTACTTGAAGCGACGCGACCTCGACACAGTTACCGAAACAACGTCACCAGCGCCATCGACACAACTGACTACTGTTCGTCAACTCAATACACGCGGCATCGTATCGGACGAGGAGTTCGAAGCGACGAAGCAAGCGTTATCCACGGACACAGAGCACTCACAGACCGGTTCTACTGTCTCGGCTGACAACGGGGACTCGAACATTCGATCCGAGACGAGACCGCTGGAAGCGCTGTATCACCTGTACGAAGAGGGGATTTTGACCAAAGCCGAATACGAAGAGATACAGCGAACCCTCAGAGAACAAACTAATTCGAAGGTGCCCGACGATCAATATCCGTCGAAGATTGCTGCACAACTTACCGACCTCGAGTACGTACACGAACTAGAACTAGTTACCGACCGAGAATATGCAGAAAAGCGACAGCAGATAGAGGACCAGTCCTCATTGTAA
- a CDS encoding DUF4870 domain-containing protein — translation MASNTQDVDLEAERMTEPTETESGLDENVAGALSYLFGFVSGLIFFLIEGDNQFVRFHAAQSIVVSGLVVLASIVLSIGGTILTTVMFASTSTVIIGSIISLLLGLVWLGLTLGGFAVWVYLIVTTYRGKTTRLPVVAGIADKLV, via the coding sequence ATGGCAAGCAATACACAGGACGTCGATCTCGAGGCCGAACGTATGACGGAACCAACGGAAACCGAATCGGGACTCGACGAGAACGTCGCGGGGGCGCTTTCGTATCTGTTCGGGTTCGTCTCGGGGCTGATCTTCTTCCTGATCGAAGGAGACAACCAGTTCGTGCGGTTTCACGCCGCTCAGAGCATCGTCGTTTCCGGGCTGGTCGTACTGGCTTCTATCGTACTGAGCATCGGCGGAACGATCCTTACGACGGTCATGTTCGCCAGTACGAGTACAGTCATCATCGGGAGCATCATCTCGTTGCTCCTCGGATTGGTCTGGCTGGGACTCACGCTCGGCGGGTTCGCGGTCTGGGTCTACCTCATCGTCACGACCTACCGGGGCAAGACCACCCGACTGCCCGTTGTCGCGGGAATCGCCGACAAACTGGTCTGA
- a CDS encoding helix-turn-helix transcriptional regulator, producing the protein MDIEELIEIVRQKPVLDALREEGALDRRELEQHLNVSRSTVHRFTRSLRDSGVIERTGGEFVLTPLGEVAAEEIAEFQSTVEAAWDLAPVLRVTAAHDIDIDLEAFTGATVTTAAPGTPYRPVNRFMSLVRTTETLRGLDPASINPLHLDELYDCISTEMETEAVYPLAVVEELLASHPERARTVIGSGNLTFWIHDELPFGLTLCDDRIGVGVYDDETGLLRTYVDTDSSTAREWAEDVYTTYRAEATPLAEAVDLDRLLSDSAASSG; encoded by the coding sequence ATGGATATCGAGGAGCTCATCGAAATTGTCAGGCAAAAGCCAGTACTCGACGCGTTACGAGAGGAGGGGGCGCTCGATCGGCGAGAGTTAGAACAGCACCTGAACGTCTCCCGGTCGACCGTCCACCGGTTCACCCGATCGCTCAGGGACAGCGGCGTGATCGAACGCACCGGCGGCGAGTTCGTCCTCACGCCACTGGGCGAGGTGGCCGCCGAAGAGATTGCCGAATTTCAGTCGACGGTCGAGGCAGCGTGGGACCTCGCACCGGTCCTCCGGGTTACCGCCGCCCACGATATCGACATCGATCTCGAGGCGTTTACAGGTGCGACCGTGACGACCGCTGCGCCCGGAACGCCCTATCGTCCGGTGAACCGATTCATGTCGCTGGTACGGACGACCGAGACGTTACGCGGCCTCGATCCGGCCTCCATCAACCCGCTCCACCTTGACGAACTGTACGACTGCATCAGTACCGAGATGGAAACGGAGGCCGTCTATCCGCTCGCAGTCGTCGAAGAACTCCTCGCGTCGCACCCGGAACGGGCACGGACAGTCATCGGGAGCGGAAATCTAACGTTCTGGATCCACGACGAGCTCCCGTTCGGACTGACGCTCTGTGACGACCGGATCGGAGTCGGCGTGTACGACGACGAGACGGGGCTGTTGCGCACGTACGTCGATACCGATTCCTCGACCGCACGCGAGTGGGCCGAGGACGTCTACACGACCTATCGCGCCGAAGCGACTCCCCTCGCGGAAGCGGTCGATCTCGACCGATTGTTATCTGATTCAGCAGCGTCCAGCGGGTAG
- a CDS encoding glycosyltransferase, with protein sequence MGDDGHDTDASHHGDDNHRPLDSDEDADSDASGVDTPDVSFVIPTRNEADYLRGTLASIAALDTSYSYETIVVDGNSTDGTRAVAREYGAIVLDEDDSSIAAARNLGADRAGGEWLVFIDADTELRADYLTKLLGYLEADGLAAASSRCRITGPRRAKVMEATINYVFPRLERPILPGFNCVVHHGAFDELGGFPDVPNEDTAFSRRLAGRYPTGYCPAVLVESSGRRIAEDGLTGTLWHYVTLDVERIRRTNRSEFTP encoded by the coding sequence ATGGGCGACGACGGTCACGATACCGACGCCAGTCACCACGGTGACGACAATCACCGTCCCCTCGACAGCGACGAGGACGCCGACAGCGACGCCAGCGGCGTCGACACGCCGGACGTGAGTTTCGTGATCCCCACGCGGAACGAGGCCGACTATCTCCGGGGAACGCTCGCGAGTATCGCCGCGCTGGATACGAGCTACAGCTACGAAACGATCGTCGTCGACGGGAACTCGACCGACGGGACGCGCGCGGTCGCTCGCGAGTACGGCGCGATCGTACTCGACGAAGACGACTCGAGCATCGCGGCCGCGAGAAATCTCGGGGCCGACCGCGCCGGCGGTGAGTGGCTCGTCTTCATCGACGCGGATACCGAACTGCGGGCCGACTACCTGACGAAACTGCTCGGTTACCTCGAGGCCGACGGCCTCGCCGCGGCGAGTTCGCGCTGCCGGATCACCGGGCCCCGACGGGCGAAGGTGATGGAAGCGACGATCAACTACGTCTTCCCCCGGCTCGAGCGCCCGATTTTGCCGGGATTCAACTGCGTCGTCCACCACGGGGCGTTCGACGAACTCGGCGGCTTTCCGGACGTGCCCAACGAAGATACGGCGTTCAGTCGCCGACTGGCCGGTCGGTATCCGACGGGGTACTGTCCCGCGGTGTTGGTCGAGAGTTCGGGCCGCCGGATCGCCGAGGACGGACTCACCGGAACGCTCTGGCACTACGTGACGCTGGACGTCGAACGAATTCGTCGAACGAACCGCAGCGAGTTCACGCCGTAG
- a CDS encoding aldo/keto reductase, with protein sequence MTPTLPRLGLGTMGIDDPETIDAALDLGYRHLDTAQVYGNERVVGDGLAQSDVPREEVTVATKVWADSLAPEDVRRTTEESLDRLDLESVDLLYVHRPIETYDPETTLPAFDDLRADGLIDAVGLSNFAVDELETAREFLDAPIAAHQVEFHPLFQPEGVLEHAREHEYPIVAYSPLAGGRVRDIDEVVAVAEAHDTTPEAVAIAWLLAKEGVTTIPKASSRAHLEANLAAAELELDGEACERIDGLERTAELFPE encoded by the coding sequence ATGACACCGACGCTCCCGCGGCTCGGTCTCGGCACGATGGGAATCGACGATCCGGAGACGATCGACGCCGCACTCGACCTCGGCTACCGTCACCTCGATACGGCTCAGGTCTACGGCAACGAGCGCGTCGTCGGCGACGGACTCGCCCAGAGCGACGTTCCGCGGGAAGAGGTAACCGTCGCGACGAAGGTGTGGGCCGACAGCTTGGCTCCCGAAGACGTCCGTCGAACGACCGAGGAGAGCCTCGACCGGCTCGACCTCGAGTCGGTCGACCTGCTCTACGTCCACCGCCCGATCGAGACGTACGACCCGGAGACGACGCTGCCCGCCTTCGACGACCTGCGCGCGGACGGACTGATCGACGCTGTCGGGTTGAGCAACTTCGCCGTCGACGAACTCGAGACGGCCCGCGAGTTCCTCGATGCGCCGATCGCGGCCCACCAGGTGGAGTTCCACCCGCTGTTCCAGCCCGAAGGGGTCCTCGAACACGCTCGCGAGCACGAGTATCCGATCGTCGCCTACTCGCCGCTGGCCGGCGGACGCGTCCGCGATATCGACGAGGTCGTCGCGGTCGCCGAGGCGCACGACACGACGCCGGAGGCGGTCGCGATCGCGTGGCTGCTCGCGAAGGAGGGCGTGACGACGATTCCGAAGGCGAGCAGCCGCGCCCATCTCGAGGCGAATCTCGCTGCTGCCGAACTCGAACTCGACGGCGAGGCGTGCGAGCGGATCGACGGGCTCGAGCGGACGGCGGAGCTGTTTCCCGAATAA
- a CDS encoding pyridoxamine 5'-phosphate oxidase family protein yields the protein MAPIPAEAERLLESETLMAHLATSVDDRPHVAPVWYRYEDGVVELVTTGRKLANVRENPRVALSIQKDDDGDARWMVALRGTATIVEDADEIGVATRKINEKYGADPDAYPQNTLVRIDVGSANYQTY from the coding sequence ATGGCCCCGATCCCCGCCGAAGCCGAACGGCTCCTCGAGAGCGAAACGCTGATGGCTCACCTCGCAACCAGCGTCGATGATCGCCCGCACGTCGCGCCGGTCTGGTACCGCTACGAGGACGGCGTCGTCGAGCTCGTGACGACGGGGCGAAAGCTGGCGAACGTTCGCGAGAATCCGCGTGTGGCGCTCTCGATCCAGAAGGACGACGACGGCGACGCGAGGTGGATGGTCGCGCTGCGGGGAACCGCGACGATCGTCGAGGACGCCGACGAAATCGGGGTCGCCACTCGGAAGATCAACGAGAAGTACGGCGCGGACCCCGACGCCTACCCGCAGAATACGCTCGTCCGAATCGACGTCGGATCGGCGAACTATCAGACGTACTGA